From Cyclopterus lumpus isolate fCycLum1 chromosome 2, fCycLum1.pri, whole genome shotgun sequence, a single genomic window includes:
- the LOC117746231 gene encoding multidrug resistance-associated protein 4-like isoform X1 gives MNQKDPRRNPLATAGFLSRVFMCWLTPLLYLGHKRRLEESDMYSVLPEDRSEILGEELHRFWELEVRKATKELKKPKLSRVLIKCYGKSYAAAGIFTFSLEALKVIQPLLLGKVIMYFENYDPDDQRSLHMVYSYAAAMSLSTFGLTILQHLYYYRVQRIGMKIRVALCHMIYRKALGLGSESMVHTTTGQIVNLLSNDVNRFDEITLNLHYLWVGPLQAMVIILFLWYEIGLSCLAGVAIIALMMPVQTWFGKLFGIFRSKTAVLTDNRIRIMNEVVSGIRIIKMYAWEKPFSSLVTEVRRKEISQILKSSYLRGLNMASFFASSKIIVFVTFTTYVLLGNALTASRVFVTVSLYGTIKLTVTLFFPLAVEKLSETAVSIRRIEGFLLLDEIGGKKSALLLEEKRENSVEIEKLTCYWDKSLDAPSLENISITMKSHQLLTVIGPVGAGKSSLLSAILGELPHDTGILKVTGQLTYAAQQPWVFPGTIRSNILFGRELDPQKYERVLQACALKRDLELLPDGDLTLIGDRGATLSGGQRARVNLARAVYQDADIYLLDDPLSAVDAEVGRHLFEKCICGLLKNKSRILVTHQLQYLKAADQIVVLNEGHIMAQGTYNELQLSGLDVESLQKTNEEQKQRSGPADSDQVSLLSQRTNHSHSSDCSLLPPEGHRTDPLPVETVRSVAEETRAEGNVSGHVYLKYFSAGCNPLVLMAIVVLSVMAEVAYILQDWWLVYWAREEFFNSTAGPGSFKTGINATRSHQELNLNFYLGIYSGLTAAAVVFGYARSLVIFRGLVRSAQALHNNMFSAVLRTPVHFFDVNPIGRILNRFSKDISQIDSMLPITFVDFYQLFLQNVAVVAVAASVIPLILIPVIPLLVVFLYLRRFYLRTSRDVKRLESTTRSPVFSHLSSSLQGLWTIRALRAEDRLKKAFDAHQDLHSEAWFLFLMTSRWFALHLDSICAVLIAMSIFGCILLRDGLKAGEVGLVLTYVVTLVGNFQWTVRQSAEVENMMTSVERVVEYTELESEAPWETQKQPPPNWPNKGLVTFDQVSFSYSSDGPLVLKGISATFQPNEKVGIVGRTGAGKSSLVSALFRLSEPQGKIYIDGVLTSEIGLHDLRQKMSIIPQDPVLFTGSMRKNLDPFNQHSDEDLWKALEEVQLKSLLEELPGGLETVLAESGSNFSTGQRQLVCLARAILRKNRILVIDEATANVDPRTDALIQKTIRDKFNKCTVLTIAHRLNTIVDSDRILVLDGGTIQELDRPFTLLQNKEGALYRMVQQTGPAEAAALLESARQASKKI, from the exons ATGAACCAAAAGGACCCCAGACGCAACCCGCTGGCCACTGCCGGGTTTCTATCACGGGTCTTCATGTG CTGGTTGACCCCGTTGCTGTACCTGGGCCACAAGCGGAGGCTGGAGGAAAGTGACATGTACAGCGTTCTTCCAGAGGATCGGTCTGAAATACTGGGAGAGGAACTCCACAG ATTTTGGGAATTGGAAGTTAGAAAGGCCACAAAAGAACTCAAGAAGCCCAAACTCTCCAGAGTTCTCATCAAGTGCTATGGGAAGTCGTACGCTGCGGCTgggatttttacattttcactg gagGCGCTTAAAGTGATCCAGCCACTTCTTCTGGGGAAAGTAATCATGTACTTTGAGAATTATGACCCAGacgaccagaggagtcttcACATGGTGTATAGTTACGCTGCTGCAATGTCCCTCTCCACCTTCGGCCTGACTATCCTCCAACACCTCTACTACTACCGCGTCCAGAGAATAGGCATGAAGATCAGAGTGGCCTTGTGTCACATGATCTACAGGAAG GCTCTTGGCCTCGGCAGTGAATCCATGGTGCACACAACCACCGGGCAAATTGTCAACCTCCTTTCAAATGACGTCAATCGTTTTGATGAG ATCACACTCAACCTGCACTACCTGTGGGTGGGACCTCTTCAGGCGATGGTGATTATCCTTTTCCTCTGGTACGAGATCGGCCTGTCATGTCTGGCAGGTGTGGCCATCATTGCCCTCATGATGCCGGTTCAGACCTGGTTTGGAAAGCTCTTTGGCATCTTCAG GAGCAAAACGGCGGTCCTGACTGACAATAGAATCCGCATCATGAACGAAGTGGTGTCCGGCATCAGGATTATCAAGATGTACGCCTGGGAGAAACCCTTCTCATCGCTGGTTACTGAAGTCAGAAG GAAAGAGATCAGTCAGATACTGAAGAGCTCCTACCTACGAGGGCTCAACATGGCCTCCTTCTTCGCCAGCAGCAAGATCATCGTCTTCGTCACCTTCACCACCTACGTTCTCCTGGGCAACGCCCTCACCGCCAGCCGTGTGTTTGTCACGGTTTCCCTCTACGGTACCATCAAGCTCACGGTCACCCTGTTCTTCCCACTTGCCGTCGAGAAGCTGTCGGAGACGGCGGTCAGCATCCGGAGGATTGAG GGTTTTCTCCTACTGGATGAGATAGGGGGAAAGAAGAGTGCGCTTCTTctggaggaaaaaagggaaaactcTGTTGAGATTGAGAAGTTGACCTGCTACTGGGATAAG AGTTTGGACGCTCCATCGCTGGAGAACATCTCTATTACAATGAAGTCGCACCAACTTCTGACTGTGATTGGCCCAGTGGGAGCTGGAAAG tcGTCTCTGCTGAGCGCCATCCTGGGAGAGCTGCCCCACGACACGGGAATCCTGAAGGTCACAGGTCAGCTGACATACGCCGCCCAGCAGCCCTGGGTGTTTCCTGGAACCATCCGCAGTAACATCCTGTTTGGGAGAGAGCTCGACCCCCAGAAGTATGAGAGAGTCCTCCAAGCCTGCGCTCTGAAGAGG GACCTGGAGCTGCTCCCAGACGGAGACCTGACTCTGATCGGGGACAGAGGGGCCACACTCAGCGGGGGACAGAGGGCCCGGGTCAACCTGGCGAG gGCTGTGTACCAGGACGCAGACATCTACCTCCTAGATGACCCTTTAAGTGCTGTGGATGCCGAGGTCGGGAGACACCTCTTTGAAAA GTGCATCTGTGGGCTCCTGAAGAACAAGTCTCGGATCCTGGTCACCCACCAGCTGCAGTACCTGAAGGCAGCCGACCAGATTGTGGTCCTGAATGAG GGTCACATCATGGCCCAGGGTACCTACAATGAGCTGCAGCTCTCTGGCCTCGACGTCGAGTCCCTGCAGAAAACCAATGAGGAGCAGAAGCAACGGTCTGGACCAGCTGACTCAGACCAGGTGTCTTTACTCAGCCAGAGGACCAACCACTCGCACAGCTCTGACTGCAGCCTCCTGCCACCAGAAGGCCACCGGACTGACCCGCTTCCG GTGGAAACGGTTCGTTCCGTGGCAGAGGAGACTCGCGCTGAAGGAAATGTCAGCGGCCACGTTTATCTCAAGTACTTCTCTGCAGGCTGTAACCCTCTGGTGTTGATGGCTATAGTTGTGCTCAGCGTCATGGCTGAG GTTGCATATATTCTGCAGGACTGGTGGCTGGTCTACTG GGCAAGAGAGGAGTTCTTTAATAGCACAGCTGGGCCTGGTAGCTTTAAAACCGGCATCAATGCTACTCGCTCACATCAAGAGCTCAATCTCAATTTCTACCTTGGGATTTATTCAG GTCTGACAGCAGCAGCGGTGGTCTTCGGCTACGCCAGGAGTCTGGTGATCTTCCGTGGGTTGGTGAGATCAGCTCAGGCGCTGCATAACAACATGTTCAGCGCTGTCCTTCGCACGCCTGTTCACTTCTTTGACGTCAACCCCATCG GAAGAATTCTCAACAGGTTTTCCAAAGACATCAGCCAGATTGACTCCATGTTGCCCATCACGTTTGTGGACTTCTATCAA TTATTTTTACAGAATGTTGCCGTGGTTGCGGTCGCTGCCTCAGTCatccctctcatcctcatccccGTCATTCCGCTGCTTGTTGTCTTCTTGTACTTGAGGCGTTTCTACCTCCGCACGTCACGAGATGTCAAACGCCTTGAATCTACGA CTCGGAGTCCGGTGTTCTCCCACCTGTCCTCGTCTCTTCAGGGCCTGTGGACCATCCGAGCCCTCAGAGCCGAGGACAGGTTAAAAAAAGCCTTCGACGCTCATCAGGACCTGCACTCAG AGGCCTGGTTTTTGTTCCTGATGACCTCCCGCTGGTTTGCACTCCACCTCGACAGCATTTGCGCCGTACTTATCGCCATGTCAATATTTGGCTGCATCCTACTCCGAGATG GGCTGAAGGCTGGAGAGGTGGGCCTGGTGCTGACCTATGTTGTGACACTGGTAGGAAACTTCCAGTGGACGGTGAGGCAAAGTGCAGAGGTGGAGAACATG ATGACGTCAGTGGAGAGAGTGGTGGAGTACACTGAACTGGAGAGTGAAGCACCATGGGAAACCCAAAAGCAGCCTCCTCCCAATTGGCCCAACAAAGGcctggtgacctttgaccaggTCAGCTTCTCCTACAGCAGTGATGGACCACTGGTCCTCAAAGGCATCAGCGCCACCTTCCAACCCAATGAGAAG GTTGGCATCGTGGGTAGAACGGGTGCTGGGAAAAGCTCTCTGGTCTCGGCTCTGTTCCGCCTGTCCGAGCCTCAGGGTAAGATCTACATCGACGGTGTTCTGACCTCTGAGATCGGCCTCCACGACCTGCGCCAGAAGATGTCCATCATTCCTCAG GACCCGGTGCTGTTTACAGGCTCCATGAGGAAGAACTTGGACCCTTTCAACCAGCACAGTGATGAAGACCTGTGGAAGGCTCTGGAGGAG GTGCAGCTGAAGTCTTTGCTGGAGGAGCTGCCGGGGGGGTTGGAGACGGTTCTGGCCGAGTCGGGCTCCAACTTCAGCACGGGCCAGAGGCAGCTGGTGTGTCTGGCCAGAGCCATCCTGAGGAAGAACCGCATCCTGGTGATCGACGAGGCCACGGCCAACGTGGACCCCAG GACAGATGCGCTGATCCAGAAAACCATACGGGACAAGTTCAACAAATGCACCGTGCTCACTATCGCTCATCGCCTCAACACCATCGTAGACAGCGACAGGATACTG GTCCTGGACGGTGGTACCATCCAGGAGTTAGACCGCCCCTTCACCCTGCTGCAGA
- the LOC117746231 gene encoding multidrug resistance-associated protein 4-like isoform X3 has protein sequence MNQKDPRRNPLATAGFLSRVFMCWLTPLLYLGHKRRLEESDMYSVLPEDRSEILGEELHRFWELEVRKATKELKKPKLSRVLIKCYGKSYAAAGIFTFSLEALKVIQPLLLGKVIMYFENYDPDDQRSLHMVYSYAAAMSLSTFGLTILQHLYYYRVQRIGMKIRVALCHMIYRKALGLGSESMVHTTTGQIVNLLSNDVNRFDEITLNLHYLWVGPLQAMVIILFLWYEIGLSCLAGVAIIALMMPVQTWFGKLFGIFRSKTAVLTDNRIRIMNEVVSGIRIIKMYAWEKPFSSLVTEVRRKEISQILKSSYLRGLNMASFFASSKIIVFVTFTTYVLLGNALTASRVFVTVSLYGTIKLTVTLFFPLAVEKLSETAVSIRRIEGFLLLDEIGGKKSALLLEEKRENSVEIEKLTCYWDKSLDAPSLENISITMKSHQLLTVIGPVGAGKSSLLSAILGELPHDTGILKVTGQLTYAAQQPWVFPGTIRSNILFGRELDPQKYERVLQACALKRDLELLPDGDLTLIGDRGATLSGGQRARVNLARAVYQDADIYLLDDPLSAVDAEVGRHLFEKCICGLLKNKSRILVTHQLQYLKAADQIVVLNEGHIMAQGTYNELQLSGLDVESLQKTNEEQKQRSGPADSDQVSLLSQRTNHSHSSDCSLLPPEGHRTDPLPVETVRSVAEETRAEGNVSGHVYLKYFSAGCNPLVLMAIVVLSVMAEVAYILQDWWLVYWAREEFFNSTAGPGSFKTGINATRSHQELNLNFYLGIYSGLTAAAVVFGYARSLVIFRGLVRSAQALHNNMFSAVLRTPVHFFDVNPIGRILNRFSKDISQIDSMLPITFVDFYQLFLQNVAVVAVAASVIPLILIPVIPLLVVFLYLRRFYLRTSRDVKRLESTTRSPVFSHLSSSLQGLWTIRALRAEDRLKKAFDAHQDLHSEAWFLFLMTSRWFALHLDSICAVLIAMSIFGCILLRDGNFQWTVRQSAEVENMMTSVERVVEYTELESEAPWETQKQPPPNWPNKGLVTFDQVSFSYSSDGPLVLKGISATFQPNEKVGIVGRTGAGKSSLVSALFRLSEPQGKIYIDGVLTSEIGLHDLRQKMSIIPQDPVLFTGSMRKNLDPFNQHSDEDLWKALEEVQLKSLLEELPGGLETVLAESGSNFSTGQRQLVCLARAILRKNRILVIDEATANVDPRTDALIQKTIRDKFNKCTVLTIAHRLNTIVDSDRILVLDGGTIQELDRPFTLLQNKEGALYRMVQQTGPAEAAALLESARQASKKI, from the exons ATGAACCAAAAGGACCCCAGACGCAACCCGCTGGCCACTGCCGGGTTTCTATCACGGGTCTTCATGTG CTGGTTGACCCCGTTGCTGTACCTGGGCCACAAGCGGAGGCTGGAGGAAAGTGACATGTACAGCGTTCTTCCAGAGGATCGGTCTGAAATACTGGGAGAGGAACTCCACAG ATTTTGGGAATTGGAAGTTAGAAAGGCCACAAAAGAACTCAAGAAGCCCAAACTCTCCAGAGTTCTCATCAAGTGCTATGGGAAGTCGTACGCTGCGGCTgggatttttacattttcactg gagGCGCTTAAAGTGATCCAGCCACTTCTTCTGGGGAAAGTAATCATGTACTTTGAGAATTATGACCCAGacgaccagaggagtcttcACATGGTGTATAGTTACGCTGCTGCAATGTCCCTCTCCACCTTCGGCCTGACTATCCTCCAACACCTCTACTACTACCGCGTCCAGAGAATAGGCATGAAGATCAGAGTGGCCTTGTGTCACATGATCTACAGGAAG GCTCTTGGCCTCGGCAGTGAATCCATGGTGCACACAACCACCGGGCAAATTGTCAACCTCCTTTCAAATGACGTCAATCGTTTTGATGAG ATCACACTCAACCTGCACTACCTGTGGGTGGGACCTCTTCAGGCGATGGTGATTATCCTTTTCCTCTGGTACGAGATCGGCCTGTCATGTCTGGCAGGTGTGGCCATCATTGCCCTCATGATGCCGGTTCAGACCTGGTTTGGAAAGCTCTTTGGCATCTTCAG GAGCAAAACGGCGGTCCTGACTGACAATAGAATCCGCATCATGAACGAAGTGGTGTCCGGCATCAGGATTATCAAGATGTACGCCTGGGAGAAACCCTTCTCATCGCTGGTTACTGAAGTCAGAAG GAAAGAGATCAGTCAGATACTGAAGAGCTCCTACCTACGAGGGCTCAACATGGCCTCCTTCTTCGCCAGCAGCAAGATCATCGTCTTCGTCACCTTCACCACCTACGTTCTCCTGGGCAACGCCCTCACCGCCAGCCGTGTGTTTGTCACGGTTTCCCTCTACGGTACCATCAAGCTCACGGTCACCCTGTTCTTCCCACTTGCCGTCGAGAAGCTGTCGGAGACGGCGGTCAGCATCCGGAGGATTGAG GGTTTTCTCCTACTGGATGAGATAGGGGGAAAGAAGAGTGCGCTTCTTctggaggaaaaaagggaaaactcTGTTGAGATTGAGAAGTTGACCTGCTACTGGGATAAG AGTTTGGACGCTCCATCGCTGGAGAACATCTCTATTACAATGAAGTCGCACCAACTTCTGACTGTGATTGGCCCAGTGGGAGCTGGAAAG tcGTCTCTGCTGAGCGCCATCCTGGGAGAGCTGCCCCACGACACGGGAATCCTGAAGGTCACAGGTCAGCTGACATACGCCGCCCAGCAGCCCTGGGTGTTTCCTGGAACCATCCGCAGTAACATCCTGTTTGGGAGAGAGCTCGACCCCCAGAAGTATGAGAGAGTCCTCCAAGCCTGCGCTCTGAAGAGG GACCTGGAGCTGCTCCCAGACGGAGACCTGACTCTGATCGGGGACAGAGGGGCCACACTCAGCGGGGGACAGAGGGCCCGGGTCAACCTGGCGAG gGCTGTGTACCAGGACGCAGACATCTACCTCCTAGATGACCCTTTAAGTGCTGTGGATGCCGAGGTCGGGAGACACCTCTTTGAAAA GTGCATCTGTGGGCTCCTGAAGAACAAGTCTCGGATCCTGGTCACCCACCAGCTGCAGTACCTGAAGGCAGCCGACCAGATTGTGGTCCTGAATGAG GGTCACATCATGGCCCAGGGTACCTACAATGAGCTGCAGCTCTCTGGCCTCGACGTCGAGTCCCTGCAGAAAACCAATGAGGAGCAGAAGCAACGGTCTGGACCAGCTGACTCAGACCAGGTGTCTTTACTCAGCCAGAGGACCAACCACTCGCACAGCTCTGACTGCAGCCTCCTGCCACCAGAAGGCCACCGGACTGACCCGCTTCCG GTGGAAACGGTTCGTTCCGTGGCAGAGGAGACTCGCGCTGAAGGAAATGTCAGCGGCCACGTTTATCTCAAGTACTTCTCTGCAGGCTGTAACCCTCTGGTGTTGATGGCTATAGTTGTGCTCAGCGTCATGGCTGAG GTTGCATATATTCTGCAGGACTGGTGGCTGGTCTACTG GGCAAGAGAGGAGTTCTTTAATAGCACAGCTGGGCCTGGTAGCTTTAAAACCGGCATCAATGCTACTCGCTCACATCAAGAGCTCAATCTCAATTTCTACCTTGGGATTTATTCAG GTCTGACAGCAGCAGCGGTGGTCTTCGGCTACGCCAGGAGTCTGGTGATCTTCCGTGGGTTGGTGAGATCAGCTCAGGCGCTGCATAACAACATGTTCAGCGCTGTCCTTCGCACGCCTGTTCACTTCTTTGACGTCAACCCCATCG GAAGAATTCTCAACAGGTTTTCCAAAGACATCAGCCAGATTGACTCCATGTTGCCCATCACGTTTGTGGACTTCTATCAA TTATTTTTACAGAATGTTGCCGTGGTTGCGGTCGCTGCCTCAGTCatccctctcatcctcatccccGTCATTCCGCTGCTTGTTGTCTTCTTGTACTTGAGGCGTTTCTACCTCCGCACGTCACGAGATGTCAAACGCCTTGAATCTACGA CTCGGAGTCCGGTGTTCTCCCACCTGTCCTCGTCTCTTCAGGGCCTGTGGACCATCCGAGCCCTCAGAGCCGAGGACAGGTTAAAAAAAGCCTTCGACGCTCATCAGGACCTGCACTCAG AGGCCTGGTTTTTGTTCCTGATGACCTCCCGCTGGTTTGCACTCCACCTCGACAGCATTTGCGCCGTACTTATCGCCATGTCAATATTTGGCTGCATCCTACTCCGAGATG GAAACTTCCAGTGGACGGTGAGGCAAAGTGCAGAGGTGGAGAACATG ATGACGTCAGTGGAGAGAGTGGTGGAGTACACTGAACTGGAGAGTGAAGCACCATGGGAAACCCAAAAGCAGCCTCCTCCCAATTGGCCCAACAAAGGcctggtgacctttgaccaggTCAGCTTCTCCTACAGCAGTGATGGACCACTGGTCCTCAAAGGCATCAGCGCCACCTTCCAACCCAATGAGAAG GTTGGCATCGTGGGTAGAACGGGTGCTGGGAAAAGCTCTCTGGTCTCGGCTCTGTTCCGCCTGTCCGAGCCTCAGGGTAAGATCTACATCGACGGTGTTCTGACCTCTGAGATCGGCCTCCACGACCTGCGCCAGAAGATGTCCATCATTCCTCAG GACCCGGTGCTGTTTACAGGCTCCATGAGGAAGAACTTGGACCCTTTCAACCAGCACAGTGATGAAGACCTGTGGAAGGCTCTGGAGGAG GTGCAGCTGAAGTCTTTGCTGGAGGAGCTGCCGGGGGGGTTGGAGACGGTTCTGGCCGAGTCGGGCTCCAACTTCAGCACGGGCCAGAGGCAGCTGGTGTGTCTGGCCAGAGCCATCCTGAGGAAGAACCGCATCCTGGTGATCGACGAGGCCACGGCCAACGTGGACCCCAG GACAGATGCGCTGATCCAGAAAACCATACGGGACAAGTTCAACAAATGCACCGTGCTCACTATCGCTCATCGCCTCAACACCATCGTAGACAGCGACAGGATACTG GTCCTGGACGGTGGTACCATCCAGGAGTTAGACCGCCCCTTCACCCTGCTGCAGA